Proteins encoded together in one Mycobacterium noviomagense window:
- a CDS encoding histidine phosphatase family protein, with protein MSGRLVLLRHGQSYGNLERRLDTRPPGAGLTPLGRDQARDFARSGAARPATLIHSVATRAAETAAVLGAEWNMPAREVEGIHEVQVGELEDRGDDEAIAEFNAIYQRWHEGELDVPLPGGETGNQVLDRYVPVLTDLRLRYLDRDDWTGDIVVVSHGAAIRLASAVLAGVDGSFVVDHHLGNTEAVVLAPITDGRWSCVLWADQTPPFYPEPEPTPIADAVRSSTDPMG; from the coding sequence ATGAGCGGTCGGCTGGTGCTGCTGCGGCACGGCCAGTCCTACGGCAATCTCGAACGCCGGCTGGACACCCGACCGCCCGGCGCGGGGCTCACACCGTTGGGCCGCGACCAGGCCAGGGATTTCGCGCGAAGCGGCGCGGCCCGACCTGCGACGTTGATCCATTCGGTGGCCACTCGGGCGGCCGAGACCGCCGCGGTGCTCGGCGCCGAATGGAATATGCCGGCCCGCGAAGTCGAGGGCATCCACGAGGTGCAGGTCGGTGAGCTGGAAGACCGCGGCGACGACGAAGCGATCGCCGAGTTCAACGCGATCTACCAGCGCTGGCACGAAGGCGAGCTCGACGTGCCGCTGCCCGGCGGCGAGACCGGTAACCAAGTCCTGGACCGCTATGTGCCGGTGCTCACCGACTTGCGGCTGCGCTACCTCGACAGGGACGACTGGACCGGCGACATCGTCGTCGTGAGCCACGGCGCGGCGATCCGGCTGGCCTCGGCGGTGTTGGCGGGAGTCGACGGCAGCTTCGTGGTGGACCACCACCTGGGCAACACCGAGGCCGTGGTGCTGGCTCCCATCACCGACGGGCGGTGGAGCTGCGTGCTCTGGGCCGACCAGACCCCGCCGTTCTATCCCGAACCGGAGCCCACCCCGATCGCCGACGCGGTGCGCTCGAGCACCGACCCGATGGGCTAG
- the serS gene encoding serine--tRNA ligase: MIDLRLLRDDPDAVRRSQISRGEDPAIVDALLAADTARRAAIARADSLRAEQKAASKKVGAASAEERPALLERAKELAEQVKAAEAQQADAEAAFTAAHMAIPNVIIDGVPAGGEDDYAVLDVVGEPAGIENPRDHLDLGESLGLIDMARGAKVSGSRFYFLTGRGALLQLGLLQLALRLAADNGFVPIIPPVLVRPEVMSGTGFLGAHAEEVYRIEADNLYLVGTSEVPLAGFHADEILDLSAGPLRYVGWSSCFRREAGSYGKDTRGIIRVHQFDKVEAFVYCEPEDAEAEHERLLGWQREMLARIEVPYRVIDVAAGDLGSSAARKFDCEAWLPSQHAYRELTSTSNCTTFQARRLATRYRDANGKPQIAATLNGTLATTRWLVAILENHQRPDGSVRVPDALVPFVGTEVLEPVP; encoded by the coding sequence GTGATCGACCTGAGGCTCCTGCGCGACGACCCCGACGCTGTACGCCGCTCTCAGATCAGCCGCGGTGAAGATCCGGCAATTGTGGACGCGTTGCTGGCCGCCGATACGGCTCGGCGGGCGGCGATCGCGCGGGCCGATTCGCTGCGCGCCGAGCAGAAGGCGGCCAGCAAGAAAGTGGGCGCCGCATCCGCAGAGGAACGCCCGGCACTGTTGGAGCGGGCCAAGGAGTTGGCCGAGCAGGTCAAGGCCGCCGAGGCGCAGCAGGCCGACGCGGAGGCGGCGTTCACCGCGGCGCACATGGCGATTCCCAACGTCATCATCGACGGCGTGCCCGCCGGGGGAGAGGACGACTACGCCGTCCTCGACGTCGTGGGCGAGCCGGCCGGCATCGAAAACCCGAGGGACCACCTGGACCTCGGCGAATCGCTGGGGCTCATCGACATGGCGCGCGGTGCCAAGGTGTCCGGGTCGCGGTTTTACTTCCTGACCGGCCGCGGCGCGCTGCTGCAGTTGGGTCTGCTGCAGCTGGCGCTGCGGCTAGCCGCGGACAACGGGTTCGTCCCGATCATCCCGCCGGTTCTGGTGCGTCCAGAGGTCATGTCCGGCACCGGCTTTCTCGGCGCCCACGCCGAAGAGGTGTATCGCATCGAAGCCGACAACCTGTATCTGGTGGGTACCTCCGAGGTGCCGTTGGCCGGCTTTCACGCCGACGAGATCTTGGACCTTTCAGCCGGTCCGCTGCGGTACGTGGGCTGGTCGTCGTGCTTTCGACGCGAGGCCGGCAGCTACGGCAAAGACACCCGCGGCATCATCCGGGTCCATCAGTTCGACAAGGTTGAGGCATTCGTCTACTGCGAACCCGAGGATGCTGAAGCCGAGCATGAGCGGCTGCTGGGCTGGCAGCGCGAGATGCTGGCCCGCATCGAGGTGCCCTATCGCGTAATCGACGTCGCCGCAGGCGATCTCGGCTCGTCGGCGGCTCGCAAGTTCGACTGCGAAGCGTGGTTGCCGTCCCAGCATGCCTATCGTGAGCTGACGTCGACGTCGAACTGCACGACGTTCCAGGCGCGCCGGCTTGCGACCCGCTACCGCGATGCGAACGGCAAGCCGCAGATCGCCGCGACGCTGAACGGCACACTGGCCACCACCCGCTGGCTGGTGGCGATCCTGGAGAACCACCAGCGGCCCGACGGCAGCGTGCGGGTACCCGATGCGCTGGTGCCGTTCGTCGGTACCGAGGTGTTGGAGCCGGTGCCGTAG
- a CDS encoding TetR/AcrR family transcriptional regulator: MVRPAQTARSERTREALRQAALVRFLAQGFEETSAEQIAADAGVSLRTFYRHFSSKHDLLFADYDAGLHWFRAALAARPADEPITESVQAAIFAFPYDVDAVAKIAALRDAELDSGRIVRHIRQVESDFADAVAERLSRADTAATVDERLRITVTARCIAAAVFGAMEVWMLGQDRSLAELARLSHAALASLENGLLRVGP, encoded by the coding sequence ATGGTCCGGCCCGCGCAGACCGCGCGCAGCGAACGCACCCGCGAGGCGTTGCGCCAAGCCGCCCTGGTGCGATTTTTGGCCCAGGGTTTCGAGGAGACGTCGGCCGAGCAGATTGCTGCGGACGCCGGGGTGTCGCTGCGGACGTTTTATCGGCACTTCTCCTCGAAACACGATCTGCTGTTCGCCGACTACGACGCCGGGCTGCACTGGTTTCGCGCCGCGCTGGCCGCCCGGCCGGCCGACGAGCCGATCACTGAGTCCGTGCAGGCGGCGATCTTCGCGTTTCCGTATGACGTTGACGCGGTGGCGAAAATCGCTGCGCTGCGCGACGCCGAACTCGACTCGGGGCGGATCGTCCGGCACATCCGCCAGGTCGAATCCGACTTCGCCGACGCCGTCGCCGAGCGGCTGAGCCGAGCTGACACTGCCGCGACCGTCGACGAGCGCCTGCGGATCACGGTCACCGCCCGCTGTATCGCGGCCGCGGTCTTCGGCGCGATGGAGGTCTGGATGCTCGGCCAGGACCGCTCGCTGGCCGAACTTGCCCGGCTGTCTCATGCCGCGCTCGCGTCGCTGGAGAACGGCCTGCTGAGAGTCGGTCCATAG
- a CDS encoding phytoene desaturase family protein — MADYDAIVIGAGHNGLAAAVILQRSGLRTLCLESKRYAGGMASTVELFDGYRFEIAGSVQFPTSATVTRELGLDTLPTVDSEVMSVALRGVGDDPVVQYTDPVKLLAHIGDVHGAEAVNGMAGLLAWSQAPTRALGRFEAGAPPKTLDEMFACATNEFERSAIDDMLFGSVTDVLDRYLPDREKHAALRGSFTVLAVNTLYRGPATPGSAAALAFGLGVPDGDTMLMKKLRGGIGALTTHLRELFETHGGELRVRTKVTEIVVGDGAVRGVRTETGDTVTAPVVISAIAPDLTINTLIDSAALPVDIRERYARIDHRGSYLQMHFALDEPPQFAAPYEALNDPDMQASIGIFSTPEEVQQQWENCRRGIVPADPTVVLQIPSVHDPQLAPPGKHAASAFALWFPIEGGAQSYGQMKVEMGQRVIDKITRLAPNFERSIIRHTTFTPRHMGTMFGAPGGDYCHGLLNPNQIGPNRPGPKGFLGQPIPLDGLYLASAGCHGGPGITFIPGYNAAHQALAETGR; from the coding sequence ATGGCTGACTACGACGCGATCGTCATCGGTGCCGGGCACAACGGCTTGGCTGCGGCCGTGATTCTGCAGCGCTCAGGCCTGCGCACCCTGTGTTTGGAATCCAAACGCTATGCCGGCGGCATGGCCTCGACCGTCGAGCTATTCGATGGCTACCGCTTCGAGATCGCCGGCTCCGTGCAGTTCCCGACGTCAGCGACAGTCACCCGCGAGCTGGGGCTGGACACGTTGCCGACCGTCGACTCCGAGGTCATGTCGGTAGCGCTGCGCGGGGTCGGCGACGATCCCGTCGTGCAGTACACCGACCCGGTGAAGCTGCTCGCTCACATAGGCGACGTGCACGGCGCAGAGGCCGTCAACGGCATGGCTGGGTTGCTGGCCTGGAGCCAGGCGCCGACGCGGGCACTGGGCCGGTTCGAGGCAGGTGCACCGCCGAAAACGCTCGACGAGATGTTCGCCTGCGCCACAAATGAATTCGAACGCTCGGCGATCGACGACATGTTGTTCGGCTCGGTCACCGACGTGCTCGACCGATACCTTCCGGACCGGGAGAAGCACGCTGCGCTGCGCGGTTCGTTCACCGTGCTGGCCGTCAACACCCTCTACCGCGGGCCGGCCACGCCGGGCAGCGCGGCCGCGCTGGCGTTCGGGCTCGGTGTCCCCGACGGCGACACCATGCTGATGAAGAAGTTGCGCGGCGGGATCGGGGCGCTCACGACCCATCTGCGGGAACTCTTCGAAACTCACGGCGGCGAACTGCGAGTGCGCACCAAGGTGACCGAAATCGTCGTCGGCGACGGCGCCGTGCGCGGTGTCCGCACCGAAACAGGGGACACGGTCACGGCCCCGGTCGTCATCTCAGCGATTGCCCCGGATCTGACCATCAACACCCTGATCGATTCCGCCGCGCTGCCCGTCGACATCCGAGAGCGCTATGCGCGCATCGACCACCGCGGCAGCTACCTGCAGATGCACTTCGCGCTGGATGAGCCGCCGCAGTTCGCCGCACCCTACGAAGCCCTCAACGACCCGGACATGCAGGCATCCATCGGGATTTTCAGCACACCTGAAGAAGTGCAGCAGCAGTGGGAGAACTGCCGGCGCGGGATCGTGCCGGCCGACCCGACCGTCGTACTGCAGATCCCGTCGGTGCATGACCCGCAGCTGGCGCCGCCTGGCAAGCACGCCGCGTCGGCGTTCGCGCTCTGGTTTCCGATCGAGGGCGGTGCGCAGTCCTACGGCCAGATGAAGGTCGAGATGGGGCAGCGGGTGATCGACAAGATCACCCGGCTGGCACCGAATTTCGAACGCAGCATCATCCGGCACACCACCTTCACCCCACGCCACATGGGCACGATGTTCGGCGCGCCCGGTGGCGACTATTGCCACGGCCTGTTGAACCCCAACCAGATCGGCCCGAACCGGCCCGGACCGAAAGGCTTTCTGGGACAGCCGATCCCGCTGGATGGTCTCTACCTGGCGAGCGCGGGATGCCACGGCGGGCCGGGCATTACGTTCATTCCCGGCTACAACGCGGCACATCAGGCGCTGGCCGAGACCGGCCGCTAG
- a CDS encoding LCP family protein has translation MNGDRSSDARRFPPLEPSQVIRRDPRYPQPASERPVPPARQAPVAEPRQPPVIHRPPATATDSTAPLRRTAPPPPPPPSRPRKRKRPWGRIAGLIALITVLLATAGLLGGALWMDTSLHRSPVLADYPGRPATGRGTTWLLVGSDSRQGLTPEQQQALSTGGDIGNGRTDTILLVHLPAFGSSAPTTMVSIPRDSYVPIPGYGGDKINAAFAMGGAPLLAQTVEQATGLRLDHYAEIGFSGFAGVVDALGGVTICPTAAISDPLAGINLPPGCQRLDGRNALGYVRSRATPRADLDRMVHQREFMSALLHRAASPGVWLNPWRWYAVPHAAAGALTVNQTDHVWDLARLGWALHGPTTMLTVPIGEFTGSDAGSVVVWNHDAARQLFEALGSDGPLPAAALEGAS, from the coding sequence GTGAACGGCGACCGATCATCCGATGCCCGACGGTTCCCGCCGCTGGAGCCGTCCCAGGTGATCCGGCGCGATCCCCGCTATCCCCAGCCGGCATCCGAGCGGCCCGTCCCACCGGCCCGCCAGGCGCCCGTCGCTGAGCCACGCCAACCTCCCGTCATCCACCGTCCCCCGGCGACAGCGACGGACAGCACCGCACCCTTGCGTCGGACCGCTCCCCCGCCGCCGCCACCGCCGAGCCGCCCTCGCAAACGCAAGCGGCCATGGGGCCGAATCGCCGGACTGATCGCGCTGATCACCGTACTGCTGGCCACCGCGGGCCTGCTCGGTGGAGCTCTGTGGATGGACACGTCTCTGCACCGCAGTCCGGTGCTCGCCGACTATCCCGGCCGGCCGGCAACCGGCCGGGGAACCACATGGCTGCTGGTCGGTTCCGACAGCCGCCAGGGGCTCACCCCCGAGCAGCAGCAGGCGTTGAGCACCGGGGGCGACATCGGCAACGGGCGCACCGACACGATCCTGCTGGTGCATCTGCCTGCCTTCGGGTCCAGCGCGCCCACCACGATGGTGTCGATCCCCCGCGACTCCTACGTGCCGATTCCCGGCTACGGCGGCGACAAGATCAACGCGGCGTTCGCGATGGGCGGTGCGCCGCTGCTGGCCCAGACCGTCGAGCAAGCCACCGGTCTGCGGCTCGACCACTACGCCGAGATCGGCTTCAGCGGGTTCGCCGGAGTGGTCGACGCCCTCGGTGGTGTCACCATCTGCCCGACCGCCGCGATCAGCGATCCGCTGGCCGGTATCAACCTGCCGCCCGGATGCCAGCGACTCGACGGCCGCAATGCCCTGGGCTATGTGCGGAGCCGGGCAACGCCGCGCGCCGACCTGGACCGGATGGTGCACCAACGGGAGTTCATGTCGGCGTTGCTGCACCGCGCAGCCAGTCCGGGCGTGTGGCTCAATCCGTGGCGCTGGTATGCGGTCCCGCACGCCGCGGCCGGCGCGCTGACCGTCAACCAGACAGACCATGTCTGGGATTTGGCGCGACTGGGCTGGGCACTGCACGGTCCCACCACCATGCTGACCGTGCCGATCGGCGAGTTCACCGGCAGCGACGCGGGCTCGGTGGTGGTGTGGAACCACGACGCGGCCCGCCAGTTGTTCGAGGCACTGGGTTCCGACGGGCCGCTGCCGGCGGCCGCGCTCGAGGGTGCCTCGTAA
- a CDS encoding metallopeptidase family protein — protein MAVRMDPQRFDELVSDALDAIPPELAAVMDNVVVLVADRHPEDPDLLGLYEGVALTERDFNYAGSLPDTITIYRDALLDICDSDDEVVDEVKITVIHEIAHHFGIDDERLHELGWA, from the coding sequence GTGGCCGTGCGGATGGACCCGCAACGGTTCGACGAACTGGTCTCCGACGCGCTCGATGCGATCCCCCCGGAACTGGCGGCGGTCATGGACAACGTCGTGGTCCTGGTAGCCGACCGCCATCCCGAAGACCCGGATCTGCTCGGCCTGTACGAGGGGGTGGCGCTCACCGAGCGTGATTTCAACTACGCCGGATCACTGCCGGACACCATCACGATCTACCGCGACGCGCTGCTGGACATCTGCGACAGCGACGACGAGGTGGTCGACGAGGTCAAGATCACGGTGATCCACGAGATCGCGCACCACTTCGGGATCGACGACGAGCGGCTGCACGAATTGGGTTGGGCGTAA
- a CDS encoding CPBP family intramembrane glutamic endopeptidase, giving the protein MSASDTELPQRRTLGIEVTVVLGVTFGLNAVTAILELTDSVLRNLSRQRIPLNPKRSYFDLIDLGLNVALAAQLIAWGALALYLLWRSGFRPARIGLGRFRWRSDLLGGIGLALLIGLPGLALYLLARKLGLNASVVPSSLRDTWWRIPMLVVSAFANGWAEEVVVVGYLLTRLRQLGIAPRVALGCSSLLRGAYHLYQGFGAGLGNFAMGLIFGYTWQRTARLWPLVIAHGLIDTAAFVGYLLLAHHLGWLR; this is encoded by the coding sequence GTGAGCGCGTCCGACACTGAGCTGCCGCAGCGACGCACGCTGGGCATCGAAGTCACCGTCGTGCTGGGCGTCACGTTCGGGCTAAACGCCGTCACCGCGATCCTGGAGCTCACCGACTCGGTGCTGCGCAATCTGAGCAGGCAACGGATTCCGCTGAACCCCAAGCGGTCTTACTTCGACCTGATCGACCTCGGCCTCAACGTCGCGCTCGCCGCACAGCTGATCGCGTGGGGCGCGCTGGCCCTGTACCTGCTGTGGCGCAGCGGTTTTAGACCCGCTCGCATCGGGCTGGGCCGGTTTCGCTGGCGTTCCGACCTACTCGGCGGCATCGGCCTCGCGCTGTTGATCGGCCTGCCGGGCCTGGCGCTGTACCTGTTGGCGCGCAAGCTGGGGCTCAATGCCTCGGTGGTCCCGTCGAGCTTGAGGGACACGTGGTGGCGCATCCCGATGTTGGTGGTGAGCGCCTTCGCCAACGGCTGGGCCGAAGAAGTGGTGGTCGTCGGGTATCTGCTGACCCGGTTGCGGCAACTGGGTATCGCCCCGCGTGTGGCGTTGGGCTGTTCGAGCCTGCTGCGCGGCGCCTATCACCTCTACCAGGGCTTCGGCGCCGGGCTGGGCAATTTCGCGATGGGCCTGATCTTCGGGTACACGTGGCAGCGCACCGCCCGACTGTGGCCGCTCGTCATCGCCCACGGCCTCATCGACACTGCGGCGTTCGTCGGCTACTTGCTGCTCGCGCACCATCTGGGATGGCTGCGCTGA
- a CDS encoding DUF2834 domain-containing protein produces MVSLLVHALLGLTVVGWIVASNLKVFARPTGGPLFSSLEGAYYVVGIASVVLGWYFNIRFAHDYSAGSANPIWGPGSWSHYIRLMFTNPAASSASQDYTIANVVLLPLFTIVDGYRRGFRRPWLFFVSSLFTSFAFAFAFYFATLERQRRHTRSQPETAVRA; encoded by the coding sequence ATGGTTTCGCTGCTTGTCCATGCACTGCTCGGTCTGACGGTGGTCGGGTGGATCGTCGCGTCGAACCTGAAGGTTTTCGCCCGGCCGACGGGCGGGCCACTGTTCTCCTCGCTAGAAGGCGCGTACTACGTCGTTGGTATCGCGTCGGTTGTGCTGGGCTGGTACTTCAATATCCGTTTCGCGCATGACTATTCAGCGGGATCCGCGAACCCGATCTGGGGGCCGGGCAGCTGGTCGCACTACATCCGGCTGATGTTCACCAATCCGGCGGCCAGCTCGGCAAGCCAGGACTACACGATCGCCAATGTCGTGCTGCTGCCGCTGTTCACGATCGTCGACGGGTACCGGCGCGGTTTCCGACGGCCCTGGCTGTTCTTCGTTTCGAGTCTGTTCACCAGCTTCGCCTTCGCGTTCGCGTTCTACTTCGCCACGCTGGAACGCCAGCGCCGGCATACGCGATCGCAGCCCGAGACGGCAGTCAGGGCCTAG
- the pheA gene encoding prephenate dehydratase — MARIAYLGPEGTFTEAALRQMVAARLVPDHGQDSLRPLPVDSTPMALDRVRKGAADYACVPIENSIDGSVAPTLDSLASGSPLQVFAEVTLDVAFTIAVKPGRSAGEVRTVAAFPVAAAQVRRWLDKHLSDAELRPANSNADAAQQVAAGRVDAAVSTALAAEHRGLAALAHGVVDEPNARTRFVLVGPPGPPPPRTGADRTSVVLRIDNVPGALVSALTEVGIRDIDLTRIESRPTRTELGTYMFFLDCVGHIDDSAVAEALKALHRRCADVRYLGSWPTGSPAGALPPDCNEAAHWLARVREGKPGPTEGFGR; from the coding sequence GTGGCCCGCATCGCGTACCTCGGTCCGGAGGGGACGTTCACCGAAGCGGCGCTGCGGCAGATGGTCGCAGCCCGCTTGGTGCCGGACCATGGCCAGGATTCCTTGCGGCCATTGCCGGTTGACAGCACACCGATGGCACTCGACCGTGTGCGCAAAGGCGCGGCCGATTACGCGTGCGTGCCGATCGAGAACTCGATCGACGGTTCGGTGGCGCCCACATTGGACAGCCTGGCGAGCGGCTCGCCGCTGCAGGTGTTCGCCGAGGTGACCCTCGACGTGGCGTTCACGATCGCCGTCAAACCCGGGCGCAGCGCGGGCGAGGTCCGCACGGTGGCCGCCTTCCCTGTGGCCGCGGCGCAGGTGCGCCGTTGGCTCGATAAGCACCTGTCGGACGCCGAACTGCGGCCGGCGAACTCCAATGCCGATGCTGCGCAGCAGGTCGCCGCCGGCCGCGTCGACGCCGCGGTCAGCACGGCGCTGGCCGCCGAGCACCGCGGCTTGGCGGCGCTGGCCCACGGCGTCGTCGACGAGCCCAACGCCCGCACCCGCTTCGTCCTGGTCGGGCCACCGGGACCGCCACCACCGCGCACCGGCGCCGATCGGACCTCGGTGGTGCTGCGTATCGACAACGTGCCCGGCGCGCTGGTGTCCGCCCTGACCGAAGTCGGCATCCGCGACATCGACCTCACCCGCATCGAATCCCGGCCCACCCGAACCGAATTGGGCACTTACATGTTCTTCTTGGACTGTGTCGGCCACATCGACGACAGTGCCGTCGCCGAAGCGCTCAAGGCGTTGCACCGCCGCTGCGCCGACGTGCGGTATCTGGGCTCGTGGCCGACGGGCTCCCCGGCCGGCGCGTTGCCGCCGGACTGCAACGAGGCGGCGCACTGGTTGGCGCGAGTCCGAGAAGGCAAGCCCGGACCGACCGAGGGGTTCGGCCGATGA
- a CDS encoding septum formation family protein translates to MERMLDAPERADAPAEQPKHWLARFDWLQTLHASSTRRALLLTALGGLLIAGVVTVAPIGGSRPGRLAGYIDPVPSTGAKGNEAFNHAAAGNCLMWPDRMPEAATIVDCKDEHRFEVAESIDMRTFPGSEYGPDAAPPSAARIEQISQEQCEAAVRRYLGTRFDPNSKFSISMLWSGDRAWRQSGERRMLCGLQLPGPDNQQVPFKGKVADLDQSKVWPAGTCLGIDLSANQPTDVPVDCAAPHAMEVTGTVNLAEKFHDALPPEPEQDTYIKDNCTRLTDAYLAPVQLRTTTLTLIYTTISLPSWSAGSHEVACSIGATLGNGGWATLLNSAKGPLLINGQPPVPPPDIPPERLNLPPIPGSPPNAASAPSPASPASPTTPQRQGNQHLPNQPAAPEPPANQAPAAPANPAPANPPPANSPLAPPPEAPPPPPEAPPPPPPAPEAPPPPPPQPAPGG, encoded by the coding sequence ATGGAGCGGATGCTAGACGCACCTGAGCGGGCCGATGCACCCGCCGAGCAGCCAAAACACTGGCTGGCGCGATTCGACTGGCTGCAGACGTTGCACGCCTCGTCGACCAGGCGTGCACTGCTACTGACCGCTCTGGGTGGTCTGCTGATCGCGGGAGTGGTCACCGTCGCTCCCATCGGCGGTAGCCGGCCCGGCCGGCTCGCCGGCTACATCGACCCGGTGCCAAGCACCGGCGCCAAAGGCAACGAAGCGTTCAACCACGCCGCCGCCGGTAACTGCTTGATGTGGCCAGACCGGATGCCCGAGGCCGCGACCATCGTCGACTGCAAAGATGAGCACCGCTTCGAGGTCGCCGAGTCGATCGACATGCGCACCTTCCCGGGTTCGGAATACGGGCCGGACGCCGCCCCGCCGTCGGCCGCGCGCATCGAACAGATCAGCCAGGAGCAGTGCGAAGCCGCCGTGCGCCGCTATCTCGGCACCCGGTTCGACCCCAACAGCAAGTTCAGCATCAGCATGCTGTGGTCCGGTGACCGGGCGTGGCGCCAGTCCGGCGAACGCCGCATGCTCTGCGGGCTGCAGCTGCCCGGCCCCGACAACCAGCAAGTCCCGTTCAAGGGCAAGGTCGCCGACCTCGACCAGTCCAAGGTCTGGCCGGCCGGCACCTGCCTGGGTATCGACCTGTCCGCCAACCAGCCGACCGACGTCCCGGTGGACTGCGCGGCACCGCACGCCATGGAGGTCACCGGCACGGTCAACCTGGCCGAGAAGTTCCACGACGCCCTGCCGCCCGAACCGGAGCAGGACACCTACATCAAGGACAACTGCACTCGGCTCACCGACGCCTACCTGGCGCCGGTTCAGTTGCGCACCACCACGCTGACGCTGATCTACACCACCATCTCGTTGCCGAGCTGGTCGGCCGGCAGCCACGAAGTCGCCTGCAGCATCGGCGCCACGCTGGGCAACGGCGGCTGGGCGACGCTGCTCAACAGCGCCAAGGGGCCGCTGCTGATCAACGGTCAGCCACCGGTCCCGCCACCGGATATCCCGCCGGAGCGGCTCAACCTCCCGCCGATCCCCGGCTCGCCCCCCAACGCCGCCAGTGCGCCGTCACCGGCGTCTCCGGCATCGCCGACAACGCCGCAGCGGCAGGGCAACCAGCACCTGCCCAACCAGCCCGCTGCCCCAGAGCCCCCGGCCAACCAGGCGCCGGCTGCGCCCGCTAACCCGGCGCCCGCCAACCCGCCGCCCGCCAACTCGCCGCTGGCACCCCCGCCGGAAGCACCGCCACCGCCTCCCGAGGCACCGCCACCACCACCGCCGGCGCCGGAAGCACCGCCGCCGCCCCCACCACAACCTGCGCCGGGGGGCTAG